GCCCAGCATGATGCTGTTAAAGACATTGTTATTTTGAAAACTACTGGGGCTACGGCGAGCTTTGAGACCAAAATTGGCATTGCCGGCGATCAGGGCGTGGCGGCCCAGGTGACGGCTGGGACTGAGGTCAATACTGATAGAGGCTCGCGCTTCGGTGAGTTTTTGCAGTTCTTGATTAACGGCATTTCCGTTGGGAGCATGTACGCACTGATCGCTTTAGGCTATACGATGGTCTACGGCATTATTGCTTTAATTAATTTTGCGCACGGCGAATTCTTGATGATGGGATCATTCCTTGGCGCATTATTGATCAATCGGGTGCAGGGTACCCCGCTGATCGTTGGGTTGGCGCTTGCGATGGTCTCATCGGGGCTCATTGCCGTCGTGACCGAGCGTGTCGCCTATAAACCACTGCGTGAGCAACCCAAAATTTTTGTGCTTACCGCGGCCATTGCGGTGTCAGTTTTGCTGCAAAATGTGGCACGCCTTATCTTTGGTGCCTCTGCCATTGCCTTCCCTGCAGCGTTCCCAGAGGGCAGTATTAATTTTGATGGGTTGGGTATATGGATTGAGTATTCTCAGCTTATTATCGTCGTGCTCAGCGTGGTGCTCATGGTGCAGCTCTGGTATTTCGTCAACAAAACTAAAATTGGTATGGCGATGCGAGCGACTGCGCAGGACATTGAGGCAGCACGGCTTATGGGTATCAATACGGATCGCATTATTTCCATTACTTTTTACATCGGCGCTAGCTTGGCGGGCGCTGTCGGTGTCCTCTACGGCATGCAATATTCCGTCGATCCTTTGATGGGAGTGCAGCCAGGGCTGGCAGCCTTTGTAGCAGCGGTGCTTGGGGGCATTGGGTCGCTGCCGGGCGCTATGATTGGTGGTGTCCTCATTGGCGTCATTGAAAACTTAGTCGCTGGTTATCTGTCGAGTACCTACCAAAGTGCCATCACGTTTTTGATTTTGATTTTGGTGCTCTCCATCAAGCCAACTGGTCTCCTTGGTCGTAAGACCGTAGTGAAAGTTTGAGGAACGGCTCATGGATACAGTTCTAACAATCTTTCGCGAGCTCGGGCCCACCATCTACTCCTCGTTGGAGCTGATTGGTGTTTATGTGATTCTCGCGCTCAGCTTAAACATGATTAATGGAATGGCTGGTATGTTTTCCATTGGCCATGCCGGTTTTTGGGCAGTGGGTGCTTACAGTGCTGCTGCCGTCACTGTGCATGGTCCGGTGGCTCTGGGTGGGCCTTTGTTGCTCGTCATCAGCATAGTCGTTGCTATGGTAGCGGCGGGGGTAGCGGGTTTTATTCTGGCAGTGCCGTGCTTGAGACTCACAGGCGACTATTTAGCGATCGTGACTCTCGGGTTTTCGATCATCATTGTGACGTTGCTTTACAACTTTGAGTATATGGGGGCGGCGACCGGTGTTAGCACCCCCATACTAGCTAGCAAGGGTGTCATATGGTTCATGGTGCTGCTGACCTTGATTGTCTATTACCGGCTGCAGTTTTCGAGTCTTGGACGTACCATCCAGGCGCTACGCGAGGATGAAATTGCGGCGCAATCCGTGGGACTCAACCGGGTGCGCTTAAAGACGATAGTCTTTGTCATTGGGGCGGCGATGGCTGGGCTGGCAGGAGCTCTCTATGCCAGCTCGCAAACATACTTGAGTCCAGCTGGATTTGAGTTTGATAAGAGTATCAAGCTCCTGACCATGGTTGTACTTGGGGGGCTAGGGTCCATCACAGGGGTGGCAGTTGCGGCGGTGTTACTCACGCTACTGCCTGAGGTTTTGCGGCTCTTCAGTCTGGATGCTTACCAGATGCTTGTTTTTTCCGGAATGTTGCTCGTCATGGTGCTACTAAGGCCGCAGGGTTTGATGGGGCGCTATGAAATTTGGGATCTGCCACTGCTCCGACGTTATTGGCGCCCTGGTGGTGCGGAGTCTAAATCATGAAAGAAAGAGCACCAGCGTTACTGCAAACAGAATCGCTAGGTATGCAGTTCGGGGGCCTCCGTGCCGTTGATGGTGTTGGGCTGCGTGTGGGCCAGGGGGAAGTGGTCGGTCTCATTGGTCCAAACGGTGCCGGCAAGACTACCTGCTTCAATATGATCACCGGCGTTTATAAACCGACTACCGGTAGTATCAGTTTGGGCGGTGAGCGGATCGATGGCCTAAACATGATCGATATCAATCGTCG
This window of the Deltaproteobacteria bacterium genome carries:
- a CDS encoding branched-chain amino acid ABC transporter permease, translated to MYALIALGYTMVYGIIALINFAHGEFLMMGSFLGALLINRVQGTPLIVGLALAMVSSGLIAVVTERVAYKPLREQPKIFVLTAAIAVSVLLQNVARLIFGASAIAFPAAFPEGSINFDGLGIWIEYSQLIIVVLSVVLMVQLWYFVNKTKIGMAMRATAQDIEAARLMGINTDRIISITFYIGASLAGAVGVLYGMQYSVDPLMGVQPGLAAFVAAVLGGIGSLPGAMIGGVLIGVIENLVAGYLSSTYQSAITFLILILVLSIKPTGLLGRKTVVKV
- a CDS encoding branched-chain amino acid ABC transporter permease → MDTVLTIFRELGPTIYSSLELIGVYVILALSLNMINGMAGMFSIGHAGFWAVGAYSAAAVTVHGPVALGGPLLLVISIVVAMVAAGVAGFILAVPCLRLTGDYLAIVTLGFSIIIVTLLYNFEYMGAATGVSTPILASKGVIWFMVLLTLIVYYRLQFSSLGRTIQALREDEIAAQSVGLNRVRLKTIVFVIGAAMAGLAGALYASSQTYLSPAGFEFDKSIKLLTMVVLGGLGSITGVAVAAVLLTLLPEVLRLFSLDAYQMLVFSGMLLVMVLLRPQGLMGRYEIWDLPLLRRYWRPGGAESKS